Proteins encoded by one window of Gordonia jinghuaiqii:
- the leuD gene encoding 3-isopropylmalate dehydratase small subunit, with amino-acid sequence MQPFTEHTGIGVPLRRSNVDTDQIIPAVYLKRVTRTGFEDGLFAGWRTDPDFILNNEPWSRGSVLVAGPDFGTGSSREHAVWALSDFGFRVVISSRFADIFRGNAGKAGLVAAQVEQSDVELLWKRLEESPGLEVTVSLVDKTVTAGDLVVPLAIDDYTRWRLLEGLDDIGLTLRQVESISEYEASRPSFKPRTLSD; translated from the coding sequence ATGCAACCGTTCACCGAACACACCGGCATCGGCGTCCCGCTGCGACGCAGCAACGTCGACACCGACCAGATCATCCCGGCCGTCTACCTGAAGCGGGTGACGCGCACCGGCTTTGAGGACGGTCTGTTCGCCGGGTGGCGCACCGATCCCGACTTCATCCTGAACAACGAACCCTGGAGCCGCGGGTCTGTCCTGGTGGCCGGGCCCGACTTCGGGACCGGCTCCTCGCGGGAGCACGCCGTGTGGGCCCTGTCCGATTTCGGCTTCCGCGTGGTGATCTCGTCGCGCTTCGCCGACATCTTCCGCGGCAACGCGGGCAAGGCCGGCCTGGTGGCCGCCCAGGTCGAGCAGTCCGACGTCGAGCTGCTCTGGAAGCGTCTCGAGGAGAGTCCCGGTCTGGAAGTGACGGTGAGCCTTGTCGATAAGACCGTCACTGCCGGAGACCTCGTGGTGCCGTTGGCAATTGATGACTACACGCGGTGGCGTCTGCTGGAGGGTCTGGACGACATCGGCCTGACGTTGCGCCAGGTAGAGAGCATTTCCGAGTATGAGGCGTCACGTCCGTCGTTCAAGCCGCGCACCCTCTCCGACTGA